The Salvia miltiorrhiza cultivar Shanhuang (shh) chromosome 1, IMPLAD_Smil_shh, whole genome shotgun sequence genome has a window encoding:
- the LOC131008983 gene encoding uncharacterized protein LOC131008983, which yields MPGSRVELQLSTEHLENRRRVFKRLFVMLEPCKLNWLGGCRHIISLDGCHLKGVTFVCLLTAVGKDGNDGIVPIAWAVVNKENKNNWRWFLGWLKQEMMLDDGGDVSIMSDMQKGLMEAVKEVTPEAEHRWYARHIYANWSKKWKGEELKKSISDARHKPIISMLEDIRVIVMNRIKDRRCWVGGWKSDWCPNALKVFEANKQSSVDCNVLWNGDNAYEVSHADDKHIVFVDTRQCTCRAWDLHGIPCAHAIAACYSSKMEGLQK from the exons ATGCCTGGAAGTAGAGTGGAGTTACAACTATCCACTGAACACCTAGAGAATAGAAGAAGAGTCTTCAAAAGACTCTTTGTTATGCTAGAACCATGCAAACTGAATTGGTTAGGAGGGTGTAGGCACATCATTTCACTCGATGGCTGCCACCTTAAAGGAGTTACATTTGTATGTCTTTTAACTGCTGTTGGGAAAGATGGAAACGATGGCATTGTTCCTATTGCATGGGCAGTAGTgaacaaagaaaacaagaacAATTGGAGATGGTTTTTGGGTTGGTTGAAGCAAGAAATGATGCTAGATGATGGAGGTGATGTTAGCATCATGTCAGACATGCAAAAG GGATTGATGGAAGCTGTAAAAGAGGTTACTCCAGAAGCTGAGCACCGATGGTATGCAAGGCATATCTATGCCAACTGGAGCAAAAAGTGGAAGGGTGAGGAACTCAAAAAGAG TATATCTGATGCAAGGCACAAACCAATCATTTCCATGCTTGAGGATATTAGGGTGATAGTGATGAATAGGATTAAGGACAGGAGGTGTTGGGTTGGTGGTTGGAAATCTGATTGGTGTCCCAATGCTTTGAAAGTGTTTGAAGCAAATAAACAATCCTCTGTTGACTGTAATGTTTTATGGAATGGGGATAATGCTTATGAGGTCAGTCATGCAGATGACAAACACATTGTGTTTGTTGATACAAGACAGTGTACATGCAGAGCATGGGACCTACATGGAATTCCTTGTGCTCATGCAATAGCTGCATGTTACTCATCCAAGATGGAGGGCCTTCAAAAGTGA